Proteins from one Cryptomeria japonica chromosome 4, Sugi_1.0, whole genome shotgun sequence genomic window:
- the LOC131077403 gene encoding brassinosteroid LRR receptor kinase BRL1, giving the protein MVKLCTGLLLLCLVGMCSWGISESGVEKEALLSIERRLDGELHQWSQNQEGACSWLGIGCNGQREIESVNLTSLNLTGTIALELSMLMPRLRYLDLSNNRLSGEIPNALFANCPELRVFNLSNNEFQGELPSGLQNCRKLQVLDVGYNRLVGPLRSEIAVMGNLEKLDLGFNYLSGMLPRELLNTCGNLREVDLVNNSFTGGIPPITVVCSSITALHLSGNRLGGELPKELGMLSDLKKLVLDNNGFTGSIPPEIVSLPELRIFTAANNNLSGSIPPELGKLVSLEYLLLHQNNLTGNIPPELGGLSRLKMLNLMNNTLMGEIPVELCNLPSLQSLFVGSNSLQGRIPVEIGNLAQVQMVDLCCNKLHGPIPPTIGKLQRLLWLNLEYNKLDGPLPPEIGKCSSLRFLKLGNNRFSGELPHTMGFMGHRAEDTFRLNNANGELFPPEVEICEVMRRLVPGGLSDPYIIYGDEQCRASVESSLRGIPYPASFCPSHRQTLGYMELSSNKFTGALPSSLANHSTLAVLLVAHNRFSTVIPEFLGNMSLRFLDLSYNHFHGPIPTQLGRLECLEALVLTSNDLEGEIPNSLAALSSLTVFNVSYNVRLQGPVPTSGQFLTFSDASYIGDVALCRETTSMDDSHNSCRKPTAAPPPSVTKVVRSTLSPGSIASLAIIGVSLLIALVIGWCWQIQREKQDRPGEQVAAFGSMAEETVLSHKDLMKATKNFSESSVIGQGGFGVVYRAHLQLKDGTTVALAVKRLTDHSPRLDKEFLAEVQTVGRIRHPNVAPLLGCCIAGSDKLLIYKLMSNGSLEDRLYEETPELNDFLLRVKIAAEAGNGLQFLHHECRPPIVHRDMKPSNILLDHDLHAFITDFGLARNLAASDSHLTTQLVGTPGYVPPEYSQSFRVTLKGDVYSFGVVLLELATRKRPQDNFTVDNFSGGSVEWARVAFENARFHDVLDPAVQDWIQGDHLRMSLVFQFAKLAYECTHDRPEARPSMTHVAHCLHHLHLTFTAKQTGSDSRSQ; this is encoded by the coding sequence ATGGTGAAGCTGTGTACAGGGCTTCTATTGTTATGTCTGGTGGGAATGTGCAGTTGGGGTATTAGTGAGAGCGGAGTGGAGAAAGAGGCGCTGTTATCGATTGAACGGCGACTCGACGGAGAGTTGCACCAATGGTCGCAAAACCAGGAGGGGGCCTGCTCATGGTTGGGCATTGGATGCAATGGGCAACGGGAGATCGAGTCTGTGAATCTCACAAGCCTCAATCTCACAGGAACCATCGCCCTCGAGCTTTCCATGCTCATGCCTCGTCTCAGATATCTGGACCTTTCAAACAATCGTCTCTCAGGGGAAATTCCCAATGCTCTGTTTGCCAATTGCCCTGAACTTCGGGTGTTCAATCTGTCGAATAACGAATTTCAGGGCGAGCTACCCTCGGGCTTGCAGAATTGCCGAAAATTGCAAGTTCTGGATGTGGGCTACAATCGTTTGGTCGGGCCTCTGCGGTCTGAGATTGCGGTGATGGGAAATTTGGAAAAGCTTGATCTGGGTTTCAATTATTTGAGCGGTATGCTTCCTCGTGAGTTACTGAATACGTGTGGGAATCTGAGAGAAGTGGATCTCGTGAACAATTCTTTCACAGGAGGAATTCCTCCCATTACTGTAGTGTGCAGTTCAATTACCGCTCTCCATCTTAGCGGGAACCGTCTTGGAGGAGAACTGCCCAAGGAGCTCGGGATGCTTAGCGATCTGAAAAAACTGGTCTTGGACAACAATGGCTTCACCGGAAGTATCCCTCCGGAAATCGTTAGCTTGCCTGAGTTGCGCATTTTTACTGCAGCAAACAACAATCTTTCAGGCAGCATTCCTCCGGAATTGGGTAAATTGGTATCTCTGGAATATCTTTTGCTGCACCAGAACAATCTCACGGGGAACATTCCCCCCGAGCTAGGTGGGCTTTCAAGGCTTAAAATGTTGAACCTGATGAACAACACATTAATGGGCGAGATCCCCGTAGAGCTATGTAACCTTCCATCCTTACAGTCATTGTTTGTGGGATCGAATTCTCTCCAGGGAAGAATTCCTGTGGAAATTGGGAATCTGGCACAAGTGCAGATGGTCGACCTGTGCTGCAATAAACTTCATGGCCCAATCCCCCCCACCATCGGTAAATTGCAGCGCCTGCTCTGGCTCAACCTCGAGTACAATAAGCTCGACGGCCCTCTGCCGCCAGAGATCGGCAAGTGCAGCAGCCTGAGGTTTCTCAAACTGGGGAACAACCGCTTCTCCGGAGAGCTTCCCCACACGATGGGTTTCATGGGCCACAGGGCTGAAGACACCTTCCGACTGAATAATGCCAATGGAGAGCTCTTCCCGCCAGAGGTAGAAATCTGCGAGGTAATGCGCAGACTAGTTCCTGGTGGCTTGTCGGATCCGTACATTATCTACGGAGACGAGCAATGCAGGGCATCCGTGGAAAGTAGTCTGAGAGGCATTCCATACCCGGCGTCCTTCTGCCCCTCACATCGACAAACGCTGGGATATATGGAACTCAGCTCAAACAAATTCACTGGCGCTCTGCCCAGCTCCCTGGCCAATCACTCCACTCTCGCCGTTCTCCTCGTTGCCCACAATCGCTTCTCCACGGTCATTCCAGAGTTCCTGGGAAACATGTCTTTAAGGTTCCTCGACCTCTCATACAACCACTTCCACGGTCCAATCCCAACCCAACTTGGGCGCCTAGAGTGTTTGGAAGCCTTGGTTCTCACCAGCAACGACCTGGAAGGCGAAATCCCCAATTCATTAGCAGCCCTCTCCTCTCTGACAGTATTCAATGTCTCCTACAACGTCCGCCTGCAGGGTCCAGTACCCACCTCGGGTCAATTCCTCACCTTCTCAGACGCTTCCTACATTGGGGATGTCGCCTTATGCAGGGAAACCACCAGTATGGACGATTCCCACAACTCCTGCAGAAAGCCAACGGCTGCGCCTCCACCCTCAGTTACCAAAGTAGTCCGATCCACCCTAAGCCCCGGCAGCATCGCATCCCTGGCCATCATTGGGGTCTCACTTCTGATTGCACTTGTGATCGGATGGTGTTGGCAGATACAGAGGGAAAAACAGGACAGGCCGGGCGAGCAAGTAGCAGCATTCGGGTCGATGGCAGAGGAGACGGTTCTAAGTCACAAAGACCTAATGAAAGCAACCAAGAACTTCAGCGAATCATCCGTCATAGGACAAGGCGGCTTCGGAGTGGTCTACAGAGCCCATCTCCAGCTCAAGGACGGCACAACAGTAGCCCTAGCTGTGAAACGACTAACCGATCACAGTCCCCGGTTGGACAAGGAATTCCTAGCGGAAGTCCAAACCGTGGGCCGAATCCGGCACCCAAATGTCGCCCCCTTACTTGGGTGCTGCATCGCAGGCTCGGACAAGCTCCTAATCTACAAACTAATGAGCAATGGCAGCCTGGAGGACCGCCTGTACGAGGAGACCCCTGAGCTGAACGATTTCCTGCTCCGGGTCAAGATTGCTGCGGAGGCGGGCAATGGCCTCCAATTCCTTCACCATGAGTGCCGCCCCCCAATTGTGCACCGCGACATGAAACCCAGCAACATACTTCTCGACCACGACCTCCATGCCTTCATCACCGACTTCGGCCTCGCGCGGAATCTCGCCGCCTCAGACAGCCATCTCACTACCCAGCTCGTCGGAACGCCGGGCTACGTTCCACCCGAGTACTCGCAGTCCTTTCGGGTCACCCTCAAGGGCGATGTTTACAGCTTCGGGGTCGTCCTGCTCGAGCTCGCTACCCGAAAGAGGCCCCAAGACAATTTCACAGTCGACAACTTTTCCGGCGGAAGTGTGGAGTGGGCTCGCGTCGCCTTCGAAAACGCACGATTCCATGACGTTCTCGACCCTGCCGTGCAAGACTGGATTCAAGGCGACCATTTGAGGATGAGTCTGGTCTTCCAGTTCGCCAAGCTCGCCTATGAGTGCACCCACGACCGCCCAGAAGCCAGGCCTTCCATGACCCATGTCGCTCATTGCTTGCACCACTTACATCTCACTTTCACCGCCAAACAAACGGGGTCCGATAGCAGAAGCCAGTGA